Proteins encoded in a region of the Suricata suricatta isolate VVHF042 chromosome 10, meerkat_22Aug2017_6uvM2_HiC, whole genome shotgun sequence genome:
- the LOC115304705 gene encoding olfactory receptor 8S1-like, whose translation MALGNHSTITEFILLGLPADPDIQALLFVLFLGIYLLTLMGNLMMLLVIRTDSHLQKPMYFFQNHLSFVDLCFSSVTVPKLLENLLSKTRVISKEGCLIQAFFVLDIGGTETLLLSAMAYDRYAAICHPLLYGQMMSSQVCVRLVWASWSLSFLDAVINIPLATDLNFCETRTISHYSCELPSLFSLSCSYVTSNVTVLVISSLLHGFGIFLLIFISYVRIASIILSISSTTGRSKTFSTCSSHLVTVSFFYGSALLCYLLPTSGSPLELIFSIQYAVVTPLVNPLIYSLKNREVKAALRRTLEKCLQLHR comes from the coding sequence ATGGCCTTAGGAAACCACAGCACCATCACGGAGTTCATCCTCCTTGGGTTGCCAGCTGACCCCGACATCCAGGCATTGCTCTTTGTGCTCTTCCTGGGGATTTACCTCCTGACCCTAATGGGGAACCTAATGATGCTGCTGGTGATCAGGACTGATTCCCACCTCCAAAAACCCATGTATTTCTTCCAGAATCATCTCTCCTTCGTggatctttgcttttcttcagtcACCGTGCCCAAGCTTCTGGAGAACCTACTGTCTAAAACGAGAGTCATTTCAAAAGAGGGATGTCTGATTCAAGCGTTCTTTGTGCTTGATATTGGAGGAACAGAAACTTTACTGCTGTCtgccatggcctatgaccgctatgccGCCATCTGCCACCCTCTGCTCTATGGCCAGATGATGAGCAGCCAGGTGTGCGTGAGGCTGGTATGGGCTTCATGGAGCCTGAGTTTTCTGGATGCAGTTATCAACATCCCACTGGCTACGGACTTGAACTTCTGTGAGACCCGTACCATCTCTCACTACAGCTGTGAgctgccctctctcttctctttgtcctgCTCCTATGTCACAAGCAATGTCACTGTCCTGGTCATCTCTTCACTCCTGCATGGCTTTGGTATATTCTTACTGATCTTCATCTCTTATGTCCGAATTGCGTCCATTATCCTGAGCATCAGCTCCACCACAGGCAGAAGCAAgaccttctccacctgctcctcccacctcgTCACAGTGAGCTTCTTCTATGGATCTGCTCTCCTCTGTTATCTCCTGCCAACCTCAGGCTCACCTCTGGAACTCATCTTCTCCATACAGTATGCTGTGGTCACTCCCCTAGTGAATCCCCTCATCTATAGCCTGAAAAACAGAGAAGTAAAGGCAGCTCTGAGAAGAACTCTGGAGAAATGTTTGCAATTGCATAGGTAG